CCCGCATCCATAGAGGAGCGATGGGCGCTCATTGAAAAAGGCTATTCCGATGCGGCGCAAATAATTTTCACAAACGGAGCCGCGCTTTTGACCATTCAGGCGGACCTGCCGCACGGAGATTTTCTGGCGGGGCTGGAGGATCGCGGCATCGCCAAGTCCACCGCTTACAACATGATGAAAGTCGCCAGGGCGTTTGGGGAAAATATCGCGGCTTTCAAAAAGATTCTGCCATCGAAATTATACACACTGGTCGAGGCGGGGATGAGCGCCGAGGATTATGACCCGGAGAAAGACACGCTCGGCGGCACGCCGCTGGACGAGATAGACCGGCTGCCGGTGAGAAAATTGAAAACCGCGTTGCGCGAGCATAAGGATAAAGAAAAGAAGCTTTCAAAAAACCTTGAAGCGGCGGAGACAAAAATCGGCCAGCTTGAAAAACAGCTGCACCCCGTGGCCAACAGCACAAAAGACACGCTGAAAGTGGCTGCGGAGATCCGCGTGCAGGGGCTGATGGCCCTGGCTCCTCTTGGCAGGATCAACCTGGAGGAGGTGGAGGACGCGGAGATCATCGGCGAGTTTTACGCGGCGGTGGCGACGAACATTATCGAGCACATGGAGTGGATACGGACGCTGGAGAAGCACCGGGGTTTTGTCGGCGTAAATCCCAAAGGGCTTGACACCAGCACCGCCGCCGAATGGCTGGTGGAGCGAGAGCTCATTCCAGCGGAAGAGATGGCCGTGAACGCGTGACCACGCGAATGAAAATCTCCGCAACCACCGCAAAACAGATCGCCGAAGGGCGGGCCGCGCATTCCGGCCCGCTGGGCGATTATGTGGCGCGGTGCGCGGAGGTGTATCGTGTGAGCGTCAAGACGATCTATCGCATCCTCAACGCGCACGGCAAGGGAAGCGGGCGGACGCGGGCGAAGCGGGGATCGGCGATATCTGATGAAACGGCGAAGCGCTGCTTCGCTTTGCTTTCCGCGTCGAGGCGGCGGAACAACCAGGTGCTTGGCGCCACGCCGGACGCGGTCCGGATTTTAGAGCAAAACGGGCTGGCTGTGGGGGGGATGAGCGCCGGGGCGTGGAACCGCAGACTGCGTGAGCTGGGGCTGACGGCGCGTGGATTGAAAGCGGAAAAAGCGTATCGCCCGATTTATACCGACCACCCCAACGAGCTCTGGCTGACGGACGCAACACCGTGCGTGATGTATTTCCTGGCGGATGGCGGGGCGGTGCGGGCGAACCGGGACTTTACCATCGAGGTCTCCCGCAAACCGGAGGATATGCGGAAAGTGCGGGAGCATCTGATCCGCTATGCAATGGTGGATCACACCAGCGGCGCCTTCTTCTTCCAATATGTTTATGCGGCGGGGGAGAACACAAACGATGTGATGAATTTTATCTACCAGGCGATGGCGGCGAAGGATGACAGCCGGTTTCCATTCCGGGGGGTTCCGCGCTTTTTATGGACAGACCCCGGAAGCGCCTTTAAAAACGCCATTATCACAAACCTCTGCGAGAACCTCGATGTGACACTCACCCATCATCTGCCGGGAAACCCCCGCGCGAAGGGGGCGGTGGAAACGATAAACAACTGGCTGACGCGGTGGTTTGAGGCGTGGCTTGCGCTGAAAACTCCGGCGAGTCTGGTGCAACTCAACGCCTGGGCGTTTGATTTTTGCGTTTGGAAAAACGCGCAGAACTGTTTTCGCGGCTCCTTGGCGCGGACGGCGCTCTGGATGACGATCACGCAGGAGCAACTGCGCGAGTGCCCGCCCAAAGAAATCTTCGGGCGGCTGGCGGCGACGGAACCTGTGCGCCGCAGGATATCGCCGAACCTGCAGATAAGCTTCGGCGGGAAAATGTACCGGCTCCCCAACGATCCGGCGCTCAACGGGCAGGAGGCTTTTGTTCGGCTGAACGCATACGACTTTGGCAAAGCGGAGGTGATCGTGTGGCGGGGGACGGAAAAGGAAACGCGGTTTGCGCTGGCGCCCATCGAGAAAGACATTTATGGGCGGACGATTGACGTGGAGACGGCCCAGCGGCCGGGCGCGCCGAAGGCGATAAAGGACGGCGCGGTGGAGACGGGCAAAAAAGAAGCTGAAAAGTTTTTGGCCGGCTACGGAGTGGAGTTCAAGGGGACGGGGAGCCACCGCAGGGCGCTTCCCGCGAAAGAGCATTCCGGGGCGCGGCTAAAAGTGTTTGGCGAGATGGCGGAAAACCTGCCGGACGTGGCGCTGATCCCGCGCAAAGGGACGGAACACCCGGCCACGGCGCAAGCGGCGGCGGAACCGGCGACTGTATATCCGCTGATCTCCGCGATGGAAATAATCATGGGCGAAATGGGGAGAGACAGGCTTTACGCGGCGGAAAACGATCATTTGCACGCGATGTATCCGGCCGGCATGACGGAGGCGGACATTCGCCAGGCGGTGGCGCTTTTCACCCGGCAGGATGGCGGCGAAAAGGTTGTGACATTGCGCCCGGCGGTGAACGAATAACCATTTTTTTACGGAGGCGATGTGGCGAAAAAAGCGGCGGAGAAAATGCGGCGGAGGCCGAGGAAACCTCCCGGGGAACTGGCGGACCGGCGGCCGCATTACATGCGGGGCCCAAAGCCGCGCCTGATCTGGCATTTCCAACTGGCGGCAAATGTCACGGACGAGGACATAGGCAAAGCCCTTGGCGTTTCCCGCAACGAATGGGGGCTTTTTAAGCGATTCGGGCGGGAGCCGAACGCGGCGGGTTGGAAACAAAAAGTTCTGGCGCTTTTCAAGACCGGGCGGCGCGCGGCGGCGTTGAAAAACTTCATGGCGGAGTGGGGACTTAAAAAGCCGGAGGAGCTCTTCCGCGAGGAGAGCGCACCGGGGGAAGAGGCAAAGGCGGCGGCGGACAGGCGCAACGGAGCTAGGAGCCCGAAGCACAATCCGCCTGATGATGCATTCGTTTTAGATATGGAGGTGGAGGCGATGCTGATAGAGACGCAAAAACATTTCAGGCTTGAGGCGAACCCGTTTATCGAGGACGTGACGGAATATGGCGACGTGTTCCTGCCGCAGAAGTTCACGCGGCTGTACGAAAACCTGCACAAAGTGGCCAGGCAAGGGGGATTCACCGCTTTTGTGGGAGAGTCCGGCTGCGGGAAAAGCGTACTCCGCAAATATCTGGAGAGCAGGCTGGCGGATGAAGGTGTGACACAGGTGATCCGCCCGGCCACGCTGGACCAGCGGAAAATCACAACGGCGTCCATTTTGTATTCGATCATCGCGGACCTGGGCGGGCAAGCCTCGTTCACTTCCGAAGAGATCATGGTGCGCCGTGCGCGGGAGCTTTTGATTGCCCGGCTGGACGCGCACAAGCGCAATCTTTTGCTGATCGAGGACGGGCAGAGGCTGACTTCCGCCATGCTCTATTTTCTGAAAGGATTTTACGAGCTGGAGCATTGCGGCAAGCGGCTGGTGGGGATCATCATTTTCGCCCAGCCGGAGCTGGAAGGGCTGCTGGACGAAAACGGCAATTATGCGCTCCGGCAGACATCGCGGCGGATAGAGATGCTGAAAATGCCGTCGCTGAACGGGGAGACGCCGGATTATCTGCGATTCAAGTTTGAGCGCGCCGGGGCGCGGCTGGAAGCGGTGTTCGACGCGGGGGCGGTGGAACAGATTCAGGAGGCGCTGACGCTGAAAGAAAAGATCGGGATGCGGACGGTTAACGCCAGCAAATGTTATCCGCTGCTGGTGAACATCCTGGCGGTGAAAGCGATGAACATGGCGCAGAAGATGGGATACAAGAAAGTGACGGCGGACGTGGTGATCGCGGCCCAGCGGCCGGGGAGGGACTGATGCCGACGCGGGTTGAAGTTTACGAGGGGATGGTGGAACTGGAGCGGGCGATTGTCGCCGCGCTCAACGCGCACGCCCTGGGGGAACGCAACGCGCAGACGCAGGATGAACTGGCCGGGTGGGTGACCCTTTCGCTGGGGCACAAGGTGAGCGCGCGGGAAACGCGGCTGGTGATCCACACCTTGCGCACGATCTATAACGCCCCCATCGCAAGCCGTTACAGCAGCGGCGGGGGCTATTACGTGCCGCAGGGGGCGGATGAATTCCAGCGGTATGTGGACTCGCTGGAGGGGCATTTTCTGCAGATGGGAGAGCAGCTGGCGGCGGTGAAAAAGGCGATGGCGCGGACGTTCCCGCAGACGTCGCTGATACCGGGGCTTTAACTATTTATGGAGGCGGAGATGGAGAACAGGAGCGGCATGCAGATCAGGTGCGGGCGGCGGGGGTGCGATTTTGACGCGGAGGTGAAGATCGTGTTCACCCCGGCGGTGCTGACGCCCAGGGCGGGGATTGAGATCGGCTGGATGTGCCCGCAATGCGGTGAGAAAAACCACGCGACGGCGGGCAAGGGTGTGGACGATATCAATTATGCGTTGAGCCGGGAGTTTGCGGCGGAGAGGAGGGAGGGATGAGCGCTATCCGGAGGCAAACCATGAAGGCTGAAATCCATGAGCCGTTGTGCAAGCGGGTGATCGGCGTGATCGCGGCGGGGCTGTGGTGCATTTTCATTTGGGCGCCGCTGACGGCGTGGACGGCGGTTTTCGGGGCGAGCATCCGGCGCAAGCCGAGGCCGATGGCGAAAAGCGTTGACCGGCTGCCGTTGCGTGACGCGCGGCGGGGAAGCGCGGGGGCGGCGCGATGACGTTTGCAGGGGCCGTCGTGGTGGGGACGCCGCGCTCGTGTTCGGTCTGCGGAGACGTGTTCTGTAATCCCGATCCGCGACAGAGGTTCTGCCCGGAGCATATCGGGAAGATTGTCCCAGTCAGCGAGGATGCGCCTGGAGTTGATAAGGCGGATGAACAAACCATAACGGAGGACAAGAAGATGGCGGCGTGTGCGACATGCGGCGGTGAATTGAAAAAGAATCTCTACGGCAAAAACAAGGACCAGTGCTACCGGTGCGGGCGTGGCATGTCTCCGGTGAAAAAGACATCCAACGTCCCCGCGCGGCGGGGAGCCGTGGTGAAACGGGCAGCCAGGGCGTTGCCTGTCCTTGTGGAGGGGGAGAACGCCATGCGGACGTTCAAGGGGCAGGAGGACGGGACGATGCGGATGGTGGCGATAATCGAACGGTTGATCGAGAAAACGGAGTCCCCGATTCCGGGGGCGGTTTTGGAGAACCTTTCCCAGGCGATTCTAAATCATTCCGCCGCAGTGAGGGCGCGGGAGGAACGAGCGGCCGCGGGAGGGGAACATGTGCGGTGAGGGGATGAGGCATAAAGAGATGCAGTTTACCGAGAAGCCCGCGCTTGCGCTGACCCGAGGGGCTGTGTTTATCAGTGAGGTAGGGGAAGACGACCGGTGGGTGATGGCTGATATTTATGACTATCTGTCCATCCATGACTACCTTGGCTATTCGGTGGTGACGCACGTTCCAACCGGGAGGAGAGTTTTTGAATTATTAATGAGTTCATAAGTATGTTTTACACGATTATCGCAAAAAATGTCAAATTTAGCCCTCTTTTCAAGATTTCCGTAACCGATTTTGTATAGATACTAATGAACTCATTAATAGATAGGCGGGAGGACGCGGAGAAGCTTATCGCTTTTATGCTGGATCACGGCTGGCTCCGGGACTTCGCCGATCACGATTACCGCGACCTCCCTTGCAACCCGATCAGCATTGGTGACACGGGGGTTATCGCGCGGACGGTGAAGGCGGCTGTGCTCGGCCACGCTAGATGGTTGGAGAGGGATATGTACGGTTTTTACGGAGACGAAGACGACCTATGAACTGCGCGAATTGCCTAAAGAAAGCCAAGGACGCGCCGCAATACGCGGAGATCGGCGGACGGCGGCTTTATGCGTTCGGGAAAGGGCTTGGATCGCTGGCGGACGTGGCGCGGGCAAAGAGGGAGCGGCTGGAGGCGGAGCGGGAGGAGTTTATTGATGGGATTTTGGAAAAGGAGACGCTTCGACAGGGCTTCGACAAGCTCAGCCTGACAGAGGTGGCTCCACAGCGAAAGCGTTTGACGTGGCGCGACAGGGCGAGGCATTGGTTAAACCCGCTTCATTTTTATTGCACGCTGGAGCTGGCCATGCCGCGCACGCTGGCGATCAAGATCGCGCGGGGATATGAGCAGCGGTTTTATCTGCGGATTTTTTCGCAAAAGGAGGCGGCGTAATGGAAAAGACGGGCTGGGGGCGGGGTTGCTGGAAGACTGGGAGAACCGGCGGTATGAGCCGTGGGGGAAGGCGGCCAGCGCCGCTTGCCGTTTGGCAAAAGAGGCGGAAAACATCTGCCGGGGCCGGAGTGAGCGCATGATCGTGGGGCATATCAACGCAACGCGGCCTTTATCACCGGAAACGGAGTAATCGTTTTGCTTGTGATCGTATCGGTTGTTTTCGCCGCGTACACGGGATCGTATTGGCGGGGGCTTTGGATGTGGGTTTTGGGAGGGAGAAATGAAAGTTTTGGGGACTCCGAGATCGTGCGCTGCGTGCGGGATACGGTTTTTGTCGCCGGAGCCGGAGACGGTGCGGAAACTGTGCTCGATGCACGCGGGGAAAATGATATCAGTGACTGGCGACGATATGGGGGAGATCGGGGCTTTTAGCGGGCATTCATATCGCGTGGTGCGCAACAAAAGAAGAGGGCGGGAGTGATGGCGGCACGGACGCCTCCGAACGACATGCACGCCGAGGGGCAGACGCTGGGGGCGGCGCTTCTGGACAACGAGGCTTTCGCGCGGGCGCTGGAGATCATCAAGGGGGAAGAGTATTTTTACGCGCCGAAACACCGGAAGATTTTCGCGGCGATGACGGCGCTGTTTGAAAAGAGCGAGCCGATTGACCTTGTCACTCTGCAGGCGGAACTGGACCGGCGGGGGGAGCTTGCGGCGGCGGGCGGAATTGAATATCTGGCGGAGCTTGTGGAGGGGACGCCGACGGCGGTTAACGTGGGGGCCCACGCGCGGATTGTGCGGGAGAAACACGTTTTGCGCCGGGCGATCCGGGCCGGAAATGAAATCGCGGAGCGTGCCTATGAAGAAGAGGGGGAGATAAAAGAGTTCCTCGATTTTATGGAGCGCACGGCGCTTTCCATCGCGAACGACATGGTGACCGGGGAGGCGGTGATCGCGGCGAAGCTTGTGACGCCAGCGGTGCAGCATATCGAAAAGCTGTATGAGACAAAGCAGCTGATAACCGGGCTTCCGACGGGGTATGGCGAACTGGACACGCTGACGGGGGGACTGCAACCGGGGAACCTTGTGATCGTGGCGGGGCGCCCATCTATGGGAAAGACGGCGTTTGCGCTGAACGTTTGCGGGCACGCATGCAACGCTGGAAAGATCGCGGGGGTGTTCTCGCTTGAGATGACGGCGCAGGAACTGGTGCTCCGGGCTTTATGCGCGGAGGCGCGGGTGTCCGGCCACAGGTTGCGGACTGGATACCTGGCCAAAAGTGACTGGCCGAACCTTGCGGCGGCGGCGGGGCGGGTGCATGACTGGAAAATGTATGTGGACGACACGGCGAGCATGACGACGATGGGGATACGGGCGAAGGCGCGGCGGGTGAAAACGTCGGCGGGGGGGCTGGACCTTATCGTCGTGGACTATCTGGGGCTGATCACGCCGGCGAAGGGGAGCGAGAACCGGGTGATCGAACTGGGGGAGATGACGCGGAGTTTGAAAGCGCTGGCGAAAGAACTGTCATGCCCGGTGATTTTGATATCGCAGCTTTCGCGGATGGCGGAAGAGAAGGCGGACAAGCGGCCGGAGCTTCGGCATTTGCGGGGAAGCGGGGACATCGAGCAGGACGCGGACGTGGTGCTGTTCGTCCATCGCGAGGAATTTTATACGCCGGACAAGGCGGAGGCGCAAGGGATCGCGGAGATCATCATAGGCAAACAACGCAATGGTCCGCTGGGGACTGTGCGGCTGGCTTATTTAAAAGAGATCACGAAGTTTGAGAATCTGGAAAGGAAAGGGAATTATGCGTGAAGGAATTTTTAACCCGGACAAGGCGCTAAAAGAAATCGGGAAGCTGGATAGGCGGATAATCAAGGCGCAGACGGCGCTTGACGAAAAGATCGCCAGGTTGCGCGAGGAGGCAACGGCGATGGCGGGGCCGTTGATCGAAGAGAAGAAGCGGATCGAGGCGGAGCTTGAAAGCTATTGCGTTGAGAACAAAAAACGGCTGTTCCACGGGGCGCGGAACGC
The genomic region above belongs to Nitrospinota bacterium and contains:
- a CDS encoding DDE-type integrase/transposase/recombinase, with protein sequence MKISATTAKQIAEGRAAHSGPLGDYVARCAEVYRVSVKTIYRILNAHGKGSGRTRAKRGSAISDETAKRCFALLSASRRRNNQVLGATPDAVRILEQNGLAVGGMSAGAWNRRLRELGLTARGLKAEKAYRPIYTDHPNELWLTDATPCVMYFLADGGAVRANRDFTIEVSRKPEDMRKVREHLIRYAMVDHTSGAFFFQYVYAAGENTNDVMNFIYQAMAAKDDSRFPFRGVPRFLWTDPGSAFKNAIITNLCENLDVTLTHHLPGNPRAKGAVETINNWLTRWFEAWLALKTPASLVQLNAWAFDFCVWKNAQNCFRGSLARTALWMTITQEQLRECPPKEIFGRLAATEPVRRRISPNLQISFGGKMYRLPNDPALNGQEAFVRLNAYDFGKAEVIVWRGTEKETRFALAPIEKDIYGRTIDVETAQRPGAPKAIKDGAVETGKKEAEKFLAGYGVEFKGTGSHRRALPAKEHSGARLKVFGEMAENLPDVALIPRKGTEHPATAQAAAEPATVYPLISAMEIIMGEMGRDRLYAAENDHLHAMYPAGMTEADIRQAVALFTRQDGGEKVVTLRPAVNE
- a CDS encoding AAA family ATPase, producing the protein MAKKAAEKMRRRPRKPPGELADRRPHYMRGPKPRLIWHFQLAANVTDEDIGKALGVSRNEWGLFKRFGREPNAAGWKQKVLALFKTGRRAAALKNFMAEWGLKKPEELFREESAPGEEAKAAADRRNGARSPKHNPPDDAFVLDMEVEAMLIETQKHFRLEANPFIEDVTEYGDVFLPQKFTRLYENLHKVARQGGFTAFVGESGCGKSVLRKYLESRLADEGVTQVIRPATLDQRKITTASILYSIIADLGGQASFTSEEIMVRRARELLIARLDAHKRNLLLIEDGQRLTSAMLYFLKGFYELEHCGKRLVGIIIFAQPELEGLLDENGNYALRQTSRRIEMLKMPSLNGETPDYLRFKFERAGARLEAVFDAGAVEQIQEALTLKEKIGMRTVNASKCYPLLVNILAVKAMNMAQKMGYKKVTADVVIAAQRPGRD
- the dnaB gene encoding replicative DNA helicase, coding for MAARTPPNDMHAEGQTLGAALLDNEAFARALEIIKGEEYFYAPKHRKIFAAMTALFEKSEPIDLVTLQAELDRRGELAAAGGIEYLAELVEGTPTAVNVGAHARIVREKHVLRRAIRAGNEIAERAYEEEGEIKEFLDFMERTALSIANDMVTGEAVIAAKLVTPAVQHIEKLYETKQLITGLPTGYGELDTLTGGLQPGNLVIVAGRPSMGKTAFALNVCGHACNAGKIAGVFSLEMTAQELVLRALCAEARVSGHRLRTGYLAKSDWPNLAAAAGRVHDWKMYVDDTASMTTMGIRAKARRVKTSAGGLDLIVVDYLGLITPAKGSENRVIELGEMTRSLKALAKELSCPVILISQLSRMAEEKADKRPELRHLRGSGDIEQDADVVLFVHREEFYTPDKAEAQGIAEIIIGKQRNGPLGTVRLAYLKEITKFENLERKGNYA